From one Pseudomonadota bacterium genomic stretch:
- a CDS encoding DUF1326 domain-containing protein, with translation MTPWEIKGRELVNCTCEYGCNCQFNALPDKGHCHAVAGIQIDQGHYGETTLDGLRIAAIFQWPGPIHEGNGKAIAFVDENADQKQRDALLKIMTGQDTAPFATMFAIYAATVTNMHDPVFTKIDLELDIDGRRGRIFVKDYIDTIGEPIRNKATGAESRAQIVLPEGFEYTVAEIGSASSKTQGPVEIEMKDTYGQFARLHLNNNGVVRA, from the coding sequence ATGACGCCTTGGGAAATTAAGGGACGCGAGCTCGTTAACTGCACCTGCGAATACGGCTGCAACTGCCAATTCAACGCGCTGCCGGACAAGGGTCATTGCCATGCCGTCGCCGGCATCCAGATCGATCAAGGCCATTACGGTGAGACCACGCTCGACGGCCTGCGGATCGCCGCCATCTTCCAATGGCCCGGCCCGATCCACGAGGGCAATGGCAAAGCCATCGCCTTCGTCGACGAGAACGCCGACCAGAAGCAGCGGGACGCGCTGTTGAAGATCATGACGGGCCAGGACACCGCCCCGTTCGCAACCATGTTCGCGATCTACGCCGCGACCGTGACCAATATGCACGATCCGGTCTTCACCAAGATCGATCTCGAGCTTGACATCGACGGCCGCAGAGGCCGTATCTTCGTCAAGGACTATATCGACACAATCGGCGAGCCGATCCGCAACAAGGCGACGGGTGCGGAATCGCGCGCGCAGATCGTGTTGCCGGAGGGCTTCGAATACACGGTGGCCGAGATCGGCAGCGCGTCGAGCAAGACCCAGGGTCCGGTCGAGATCGAAATGAAGGACACCTACGGCCAATTCGCGCGGCTGCACCTCAACAACAACGGCGTCGTGCGGGCCTGA